From Bacillus basilensis, a single genomic window includes:
- a CDS encoding M48 family metallopeptidase, with protein sequence MRKVIGWSLFLYVGFALLIYWYLFGWSHELIPDMYKGTSADPETFMNARELTLSQDYSRVKNLLYFLATPLEWIILLFVLVLGISKKFEKWSKETTKISVLQVAIYFFYLSLLTTVLALPMQWISRKVSVDYGISTQSTQSWIKDHVIGFWESYATMLIVVTVLLWLIRKFPKRWWLAGWALSVPFTIFLTFIQPVVIDPLYNDFSTLKNKELETKILEMADKADIPAKHVYEVNMSEKTNALNAYVTGIGLNSRIVMWDTTLKQLKDKEILFIMAHEMGHYVMKHIYWGVASYVLLSFIGMYFISRIINMCIRKWGDTLQISKVACFSILPLFFLISSVLSFASQPATNYVSRIEERAADQYALDMTKDGKSGVKTFQYLSKTSLSQVNPPALVKFFLYTHPPIFERIHTFEQYEKEKKQ encoded by the coding sequence GTGAGGAAGGTTATTGGGTGGTCGCTTTTTTTGTACGTTGGGTTTGCATTGCTTATATACTGGTATTTATTTGGATGGAGTCATGAACTTATTCCGGACATGTATAAAGGAACGAGTGCAGATCCAGAAACGTTTATGAATGCAAGAGAGCTTACGCTAAGCCAAGATTATTCGCGCGTGAAAAATTTACTGTATTTTTTAGCGACGCCTCTTGAATGGATTATTTTATTATTTGTGCTTGTGCTCGGTATTTCAAAGAAGTTTGAGAAATGGTCGAAGGAAACGACGAAAATAAGTGTCCTGCAAGTTGCGATTTATTTCTTTTATTTATCATTACTTACAACAGTTCTTGCCCTGCCAATGCAATGGATTAGCCGAAAAGTATCCGTTGATTACGGCATTTCAACGCAAAGTACACAAAGCTGGATAAAAGATCATGTTATCGGTTTTTGGGAGAGTTATGCGACTATGTTAATCGTAGTTACCGTTCTGTTATGGCTTATCCGTAAATTCCCAAAGAGATGGTGGCTAGCAGGGTGGGCACTCTCTGTTCCATTTACAATCTTTTTAACATTCATACAGCCTGTCGTTATTGATCCACTTTATAACGACTTCTCGACGCTGAAAAATAAAGAATTAGAAACGAAAATTTTAGAGATGGCAGACAAAGCCGATATTCCGGCTAAACATGTATATGAAGTAAATATGTCGGAAAAAACGAATGCGTTAAATGCATATGTAACAGGAATAGGACTTAACTCGCGTATTGTAATGTGGGATACAACGCTTAAGCAATTAAAAGATAAAGAGATTTTATTTATAATGGCTCATGAAATGGGGCATTATGTTATGAAACATATATATTGGGGCGTGGCGAGTTATGTGTTGCTATCGTTTATAGGGATGTATTTCATTAGTCGTATTATAAATATGTGTATTCGAAAATGGGGAGATACGCTGCAAATTTCAAAAGTAGCATGTTTCTCAATTTTACCTTTATTTTTCTTAATTTCTTCTGTACTCTCTTTTGCATCACAGCCAGCAACAAACTATGTTTCTCGTATAGAAGAACGAGCGGCAGATCAATATGCTTTAGACATGACGAAAGACGGGAAATCTGGTGTAAAGACGTTTCAATATTTATCAAAAACGAGTTTAAGCCAAGTAAATCCGCCTGCGTTAGTGAAGTTTTTCTTATACACACATCCACCAATTTTCGAAAGAATTCATACGTTTGAACAATATGAAAAAGAAAAGAAGCAGTAG
- a CDS encoding phosphotransferase — MSNYANEEKLTGGNVSNVYRSENTVRRELKPDSAKIHKLLQHLENKGFYHAPKFLGIDEKNREILSFIEGEAGNYPLKEYMRSNDTLKEIAKMLRLYHDAVSDFPLSNDWKTMDHTPNNIEVLCHNDFAIYNIIFNQEKPVGIIDFDVAAPGPRIWDIAYTLYTCVPLSRVYYTESGEAVHYESAQHADSIKERVKLFVQSYGKSMNEDYLGMVLLRLEALCTYMKGKAQEGDLNFKRMIDEGHLEHYEKDMQFIREHRAEWI, encoded by the coding sequence ATGTCAAACTACGCTAACGAAGAAAAACTAACTGGCGGAAACGTCTCAAACGTATATCGTTCTGAAAATACTGTGAGGCGAGAATTGAAGCCAGACAGTGCAAAAATTCATAAGTTATTACAGCATCTAGAAAACAAAGGTTTTTATCATGCTCCAAAGTTTTTAGGTATAGATGAGAAAAATAGAGAGATTTTATCTTTTATTGAAGGAGAAGCTGGGAATTATCCTTTAAAAGAATACATGCGGTCTAATGATACGTTAAAAGAAATAGCAAAGATGCTTCGCCTTTATCATGATGCTGTAAGTGACTTCCCGTTATCCAATGATTGGAAAACGATGGATCATACCCCAAATAACATTGAGGTTTTATGCCATAACGATTTTGCCATATACAATATTATTTTTAATCAAGAAAAACCAGTAGGCATTATTGATTTCGATGTTGCTGCTCCTGGACCAAGAATTTGGGATATCGCTTATACGCTGTATACTTGTGTACCTTTAAGTAGAGTGTATTATACAGAATCGGGTGAGGCAGTTCATTATGAATCGGCACAACATGCTGACTCTATAAAAGAAAGAGTGAAATTATTTGTCCAGTCCTACGGTAAAAGTATGAACGAAGATTACTTAGGAATGGTGCTACTACGTCTAGAAGCGTTATGTACATATATGAAAGGAAAAGCACAAGAAGGCGACTTAAATTTCAAAAGAATGATTGATGAAGGACATCTGGAGCATTATGAAAAAGATATGCAGTTTATTCGTGAGCATAGAGCTGAGTGGATTTGA
- a CDS encoding S-layer homology domain-containing protein, giving the protein MREMKKLVKVATSLTLMGGIFVGANGVSANTDVIEKSGPNIMIEFDDVTTDHWAYDEITNLVYHRIMYGYGNGKFGTEDNITREQAAAVLHRALGLKRSVFDANPYGDISGKSTMFPYEILHLTNIGIFKGDENGNFRPKDTLTRAELAQILTKAYELKAKSPHTFTDIPENHWARDAISALQSNKVAVGTGDGKFQPEMLVTRGQFAKFLQRSIDNATGKME; this is encoded by the coding sequence ATGAGAGAGATGAAAAAGCTAGTAAAGGTAGCGACATCGTTAACTTTAATGGGAGGAATATTTGTAGGTGCAAATGGTGTGTCTGCAAATACAGATGTTATCGAAAAATCTGGTCCTAATATTATGATAGAATTTGATGATGTAACAACAGATCATTGGGCATATGATGAAATTACGAATTTAGTATATCATCGCATTATGTATGGCTATGGGAATGGTAAGTTTGGGACAGAAGATAATATAACACGCGAACAGGCAGCGGCAGTACTACATCGTGCACTTGGTTTAAAAAGAAGTGTATTTGATGCGAATCCATATGGGGATATTAGCGGGAAGTCAACAATGTTTCCTTACGAAATTTTACATTTAACAAATATCGGTATTTTTAAAGGCGACGAAAATGGAAACTTCCGTCCGAAAGATACACTGACTCGTGCAGAATTAGCACAAATTTTAACGAAAGCATATGAGTTGAAAGCGAAGAGTCCGCATACATTTACAGATATACCAGAAAACCATTGGGCAAGGGATGCAATTAGCGCATTACAGTCTAATAAAGTAGCGGTAGGAACGGGAGATGGCAAGTTCCAGCCTGAAATGCTCGTTACACGTGGGCAATTTGCGAAGTTTTTACAACGATCAATTGATAATGCTACAGGGAAAATGGAATAG
- the aceA gene encoding isocitrate lyase codes for MKNERIEKLQESWELDNRWKGITRPYSAEDVIRLRGSIDIEHTLARRGAEKLWASLHTEDYINALGALTGNQAMQQVKAGLKAIYLSGWQVAADANLSGHMYPDQSLYPANSVPAVVKRINQTLQRADQIQHMEGSGDTDYFVPIVADAEAGFGGQLNVFELMKGMIEAGASGVHFEDQLSSEKKCGHLGGKVLLPTQTAVRNLISARLAADVMGVPTIIVARTDADAADLITSDIDPVDKAFITGERTPEGFYRTKAGLDQAIARGLAYAPYADLVWCETSEPNLEDAKRFADAIHKEHPGKLLAYNCSPSFNWKQKLDEKTIASFQKEIASYGYKFQFVTLAGFHSLNYGMFELARGYKERGMAAYSELQQAEFAAEKHGYSATRHQREVGTGYFDEVAQVITGGTSSTTALKGSTEEAQFTK; via the coding sequence ATGAAAAACGAAAGAATCGAGAAATTACAAGAGAGCTGGGAACTAGATAATCGCTGGAAAGGGATCACACGTCCATATTCGGCAGAAGATGTAATTCGCCTGCGCGGGTCAATTGATATTGAACATACGTTAGCGCGCCGCGGTGCTGAAAAGCTTTGGGCGTCGCTTCATACGGAAGATTACATTAACGCACTTGGTGCATTAACAGGAAACCAAGCGATGCAACAAGTAAAAGCTGGGTTAAAAGCAATTTATTTAAGTGGCTGGCAAGTAGCGGCTGATGCAAATCTTTCTGGCCATATGTATCCAGACCAAAGTTTATATCCAGCGAACAGTGTACCTGCTGTAGTAAAACGAATTAATCAAACGCTTCAACGTGCGGACCAAATTCAGCATATGGAAGGAAGCGGTGATACAGATTATTTCGTGCCGATTGTAGCAGATGCAGAAGCTGGATTTGGCGGACAATTAAATGTATTTGAACTGATGAAAGGTATGATTGAAGCAGGTGCATCTGGTGTGCACTTTGAAGATCAATTATCTTCAGAGAAGAAATGCGGTCATTTAGGCGGAAAAGTATTACTACCAACGCAAACAGCGGTGCGTAATTTAATTTCTGCACGCCTTGCTGCAGATGTAATGGGAGTGCCGACAATTATCGTTGCAAGAACAGATGCGGATGCGGCAGATTTAATTACGAGCGATATAGATCCTGTTGATAAAGCGTTTATTACAGGAGAAAGAACACCAGAAGGATTTTACCGTACGAAAGCAGGTCTTGATCAAGCGATTGCACGTGGTTTAGCATACGCTCCTTATGCAGACCTCGTTTGGTGTGAAACATCTGAACCAAATTTAGAAGATGCAAAACGATTTGCGGACGCAATTCATAAAGAGCATCCAGGGAAATTGCTTGCATACAACTGTTCACCTTCATTTAACTGGAAACAAAAACTAGATGAGAAAACAATTGCGAGCTTCCAAAAAGAAATCGCATCTTACGGTTATAAGTTCCAGTTCGTAACACTTGCTGGATTCCACTCATTAAACTACGGCATGTTCGAATTAGCACGAGGCTATAAAGAGCGCGGCATGGCAGCGTACTCTGAACTACAGCAGGCAGAATTCGCAGCAGAAAAACATGGCTACTCTGCAACTCGTCATCAACGAGAAGTAGGAACAGGTTACTTTGATGAAGTAGCACAAGTTATTACAGGCGGTACTTCATCAACGACAGCATTAAAAGGATCTACCGAAGAAGCACAGTTTACGAAATAA
- a CDS encoding DUF6584 family protein, whose amino-acid sequence MTAKITKKTLKKIEEDIENNNLGKARDRLHGLISTYPNELYLRKQLGDIYYKLQYPEMAGRYWYLEEHKTDIMHESCLLFEKSMGNDPYHISRALKFKGDSIHIKGLDKDQNLSLVQKTVVEELVYEYQETWQDRLVPLSCLVFLAFLLFSAIVGIFTIWNWIF is encoded by the coding sequence ATGACAGCCAAAATCACTAAAAAAACATTAAAGAAAATTGAAGAGGATATTGAAAATAATAATCTTGGTAAGGCAAGAGATAGACTACATGGCCTCATCTCTACATATCCAAATGAATTATATCTTCGAAAACAACTCGGAGACATTTATTATAAATTGCAATATCCAGAAATGGCTGGACGTTACTGGTATTTAGAGGAACATAAAACAGACATTATGCATGAATCATGTTTATTATTTGAAAAATCAATGGGAAATGATCCTTATCATATTTCACGTGCTTTAAAATTCAAAGGAGATTCTATCCATATAAAGGGGTTAGATAAAGATCAAAATTTATCTTTAGTACAGAAAACAGTAGTAGAAGAATTAGTTTATGAGTATCAGGAAACATGGCAAGATAGGTTAGTCCCACTTAGCTGTCTAGTATTTCTTGCTTTCCTTCTTTTTTCTGCCATTGTTGGTATATTCACTATATGGAATTGGATTTTTTAA
- a CDS encoding DMT family transporter — translation MFHSKSMPAIKMILSMSIFGSIGFFSVQTGLPSFELVFVRCICATIFLALCWLVTGQYKSEQWNKKEVVQILACGVFLVFNWVFLFKAFEVMSITIAISVYHLAPIIVLMIGSIVFKERLTVFAVMSIVICFIGTVLVAGVDGSLSLEKMMSSGMVWALLAALFYAFTTLLGKGIQHTSAYAMTFLQTFLGIFLLLPFVDFGKFQGLTEMNWMMITATGLIHTGFVYYLFFDSLRDLSTRMISVLVFLDPAVAILLDTVFTGFRPTSMQVVGIILIFVGMAFTFRKTKDEKIALKEKMYS, via the coding sequence TTGTTTCATTCAAAATCAATGCCGGCTATAAAAATGATCCTTTCAATGTCTATTTTCGGGTCAATTGGATTCTTTTCTGTTCAAACGGGTTTACCGTCTTTTGAATTAGTATTCGTTCGTTGCATTTGTGCGACTATATTTTTAGCATTATGTTGGCTCGTAACAGGGCAGTATAAAAGTGAGCAATGGAATAAAAAAGAAGTTGTACAAATATTAGCATGCGGTGTATTTCTCGTTTTCAACTGGGTATTTCTATTTAAAGCGTTTGAAGTTATGTCGATTACAATTGCGATTTCAGTTTATCATCTTGCACCCATTATTGTATTAATGATTGGTAGTATCGTATTTAAAGAGAGACTTACAGTATTTGCGGTTATGTCCATTGTCATTTGTTTTATCGGTACCGTTTTAGTAGCTGGAGTAGATGGAAGTCTATCGCTCGAAAAAATGATGTCGTCTGGAATGGTATGGGCACTTCTTGCAGCATTATTTTATGCTTTTACCACTTTATTAGGAAAAGGAATTCAGCATACGAGCGCATATGCGATGACATTTTTACAAACATTTTTAGGTATATTTTTATTGCTACCATTCGTAGATTTTGGCAAGTTTCAAGGATTAACAGAGATGAACTGGATGATGATTACAGCGACAGGTCTTATACATACTGGATTTGTATATTACTTATTTTTTGACAGTTTAAGAGATTTATCGACTAGAATGATCTCTGTATTAGTATTTTTGGATCCTGCTGTTGCGATACTATTAGATACAGTCTTTACCGGATTTAGACCGACTAGTATGCAAGTAGTAGGGATTATCCTTATATTTGTAGGAATGGCCTTTACTTTTCGGAAAACGAAGGATGAAAAAATAGCGTTGAAAGAAAAAATGTATTCATAA
- a CDS encoding S-layer homology domain-containing protein has protein sequence MKKNMLRIMATVTIMGGLFVSTNVPNVKAEEYPEMIVFDDVPVNHWAYDDIMDVVYNKVMLGYGNGKFGVGDNVTREQVAAVLYRTLNLKKEGPLKNPYKDISERATMFLDEILVLTKHGIFKGDEKGNFRPAAPVTRAEMAQILTNAFTFEMKKNHTFKDVPNNHWAKNAISALQSNHVIVGTGNGNFEPSKVVTREQYATFLNRAVFYFPVKDEDYE, from the coding sequence ATGAAGAAGAACATGTTACGTATAATGGCAACGGTAACTATTATGGGCGGCTTGTTTGTAAGTACAAATGTTCCAAACGTAAAAGCAGAAGAATATCCAGAAATGATTGTTTTTGATGATGTTCCAGTAAACCACTGGGCATATGACGATATAATGGACGTAGTATACAATAAAGTAATGTTAGGCTATGGAAATGGTAAGTTTGGTGTAGGTGATAATGTAACAAGAGAACAAGTAGCAGCAGTACTGTATCGTACATTGAATTTGAAAAAAGAAGGACCTTTAAAAAATCCATACAAAGATATTTCTGAGAGGGCAACAATGTTTTTAGATGAAATTTTAGTATTGACAAAGCATGGTATTTTTAAAGGTGATGAAAAAGGAAACTTTAGACCAGCCGCACCAGTGACACGCGCAGAAATGGCGCAAATTCTTACAAACGCATTTACATTTGAGATGAAGAAGAACCATACATTTAAAGATGTACCAAATAATCATTGGGCAAAAAATGCGATTAGTGCACTGCAGTCTAATCATGTCATAGTAGGGACAGGAAATGGGAATTTTGAACCGAGTAAAGTTGTAACGCGTGAGCAATATGCAACGTTTTTAAATAGAGCTGTTTTTTATTTTCCTGTAAAAGATGAAGATTATGAATGA
- the aceB gene encoding malate synthase A: MSTQTSRVTLVGEMLSAYNEILTPEALSFLKELHENFNERRIELLQKRAEKQKRIDAGEFPKFLEETKRIREADWTIAKLPKDLEDRRVEITGPVDRKMVINALNSGAHLFMADFEDSNSPTWENAIEGQINLRDAVKGTISHKNENGKEYRLNSKTAVLIVRPRGWHLEEKHMQVDGKNMSGSLVDFGLYFFHNAKALLAKGSGPYFYLPKMESYLEARLWNDVFVFAQKYIGIPNGTIKATVLLETIHASFEMDEILYELKDHSAGLNCGRWDYIFSFLKGFRNHNDFLLPDRAQVTMTAPFMRAYSLKVIQTCHRRNAPAIGGMAAQIPIKNNPEANEAAFEKVRADKEREALDGHDGTWVAHPGLVPVAMEVFNHIMKTPNQIFRKREEIHVTEKDLLEVPVGTITEEGLRMNISVGIQYVASWLSGRGAAPIYNLMEDAATAEISRAQVWQWIRHEGGKLNDGRNITLELVEELKEEELAKIEREIGKEAFKKGRFQEATTLFTNLVRNDEFVPFLTLPGYEIL, from the coding sequence ATGTCGACGCAAACTTCACGGGTTACACTCGTCGGAGAAATGTTATCAGCGTACAACGAAATATTGACACCTGAGGCGCTTAGTTTTTTAAAGGAACTACATGAAAATTTCAATGAGCGCCGCATAGAACTTTTACAAAAGCGTGCGGAGAAACAAAAGAGAATTGATGCAGGAGAGTTTCCGAAGTTTTTAGAAGAAACAAAGCGCATACGTGAAGCGGATTGGACAATTGCTAAATTGCCAAAAGATTTAGAGGATCGCCGCGTAGAGATTACTGGACCAGTAGATAGAAAGATGGTTATTAACGCTTTAAATTCAGGAGCACATCTTTTTATGGCGGATTTTGAAGATTCGAATTCACCAACTTGGGAAAATGCGATTGAAGGTCAAATAAACTTACGAGATGCAGTAAAGGGAACGATTTCACATAAAAATGAAAACGGAAAAGAATATCGTTTAAATAGTAAAACAGCAGTATTAATTGTGCGCCCAAGAGGATGGCATTTAGAAGAAAAACATATGCAAGTTGATGGGAAGAATATGTCTGGTAGCTTAGTAGATTTCGGACTTTATTTTTTCCATAATGCGAAAGCTCTTTTAGCAAAAGGAAGCGGGCCATACTTTTACTTACCGAAAATGGAAAGCTATTTAGAAGCAAGGTTATGGAATGATGTTTTCGTATTTGCTCAAAAATATATCGGTATTCCAAACGGAACGATTAAAGCAACGGTATTACTGGAAACGATTCACGCTTCGTTTGAAATGGATGAAATTTTGTATGAGCTTAAAGATCATTCTGCTGGATTAAATTGCGGAAGATGGGATTATATTTTTAGCTTTCTAAAGGGATTCCGTAATCATAACGACTTTTTACTTCCAGATAGAGCGCAAGTCACGATGACGGCGCCGTTTATGCGCGCGTATTCTTTGAAAGTAATTCAAACGTGTCATCGTCGTAATGCACCAGCTATTGGAGGAATGGCAGCGCAAATTCCGATTAAAAATAATCCGGAAGCAAATGAAGCTGCTTTTGAAAAAGTGCGTGCTGATAAGGAACGTGAAGCTTTAGATGGTCATGACGGGACTTGGGTTGCCCACCCGGGACTTGTACCAGTCGCAATGGAAGTATTTAATCACATTATGAAAACACCGAACCAAATTTTTAGAAAACGAGAAGAAATACATGTAACAGAAAAAGATTTACTAGAAGTGCCAGTGGGAACGATTACAGAAGAAGGCCTTCGTATGAATATTAGTGTAGGCATTCAATATGTTGCATCTTGGTTAAGCGGACGGGGAGCAGCACCCATTTATAATTTAATGGAAGATGCGGCAACAGCGGAAATTTCTAGGGCACAAGTATGGCAATGGATTCGTCATGAAGGTGGAAAACTAAATGATGGCCGTAATATTACGCTTGAACTAGTGGAAGAGCTAAAAGAAGAAGAATTAGCAAAAATAGAAAGAGAGATTGGTAAAGAAGCCTTTAAGAAAGGGAGATTCCAAGAGGCGACAACGTTGTTTACAAATCTCGTTCGGAATGATGAATTCGTACCATTTTTAACATTACCGGGTTATGAAATTTTATAA
- the cspA gene encoding RNA chaperone/antiterminator CspA: MAVTGQVKWFNNEKGFGFIEVPGENDVFVHFSAIETEGFKSLEEGQKVSFEIEEGNRGPQAKNVIKL, from the coding sequence ATGGCAGTAACAGGACAAGTAAAATGGTTTAACAACGAAAAAGGCTTCGGTTTCATCGAAGTTCCAGGCGAAAACGACGTATTCGTACATTTCTCTGCAATCGAAACTGAAGGTTTCAAATCTCTAGAAGAAGGTCAAAAAGTTAGCTTCGAAATCGAAGAAGGTAACCGTGGACCTCAAGCTAAAAACGTAATCAAACTATAA
- a CDS encoding competence protein ComK — protein MESKVERYVENYVVNKNTMALLPVILSEKKIVTRVVEVQDSFFVFQKPLDIIERSCRKHGSSFLGRKEGTKELTHITHKAPIAISPTDQLYFFPTYSYSRKECSWLSHFYIESNKELKDGNLIIRFINGFAVKLEISKTSFENQQNRTAKLRTEYEDRRKKQGNPCFKEIDKNEESRLRPAYEKVYFVKEDEV, from the coding sequence ATGGAAAGTAAAGTGGAACGCTATGTCGAAAACTACGTTGTTAATAAAAATACAATGGCCTTACTTCCTGTAATTCTCAGTGAAAAGAAAATTGTTACGCGAGTTGTTGAAGTGCAAGACTCTTTTTTCGTATTTCAAAAGCCTCTAGATATTATAGAAAGAAGTTGCCGCAAGCATGGTTCTAGTTTTTTAGGCAGAAAAGAAGGAACGAAAGAGTTAACTCATATTACACATAAAGCGCCGATTGCCATTAGTCCGACCGATCAACTATATTTTTTCCCTACCTATTCTTATTCTAGAAAAGAGTGCTCGTGGTTGTCGCACTTTTATATTGAAAGTAATAAAGAATTAAAAGATGGAAACCTTATTATTAGATTTATAAATGGCTTTGCGGTGAAGTTAGAGATATCTAAAACTAGTTTTGAAAATCAACAAAATCGTACAGCAAAATTGCGTACTGAATATGAAGATCGTAGAAAAAAACAAGGGAATCCTTGTTTTAAAGAGATTGATAAAAATGAAGAATCTAGATTAAGACCAGCATATGAGAAAGTGTATTTTGTGAAAGAAGACGAGGTGTGA
- the lepB gene encoding signal peptidase I — protein MKKTLKKEGIEWIRTILIGVLLAVFFRTFFFSTYVVEGKSMMPTLQDGNMLVVNKVSYQVGDLNRFDVVVFHANKKEDYVKRIIGLPGDQIEYKHDKLYINGQFVDEPYLETYKKEIDGRQLTGDFKLEELTKEKSVPPGYIFVVGDNRLGSWDSRHFGFVKADTVVGKVDLRYWPLQEVQTNFSKG, from the coding sequence ATGAAGAAAACTTTGAAAAAAGAAGGCATAGAGTGGATACGAACAATTTTAATTGGTGTATTATTAGCTGTATTTTTTCGAACGTTTTTCTTTTCAACGTACGTTGTAGAGGGGAAGTCAATGATGCCGACATTACAAGATGGCAATATGCTCGTTGTAAATAAGGTGAGTTATCAAGTGGGGGACTTGAATAGGTTTGATGTTGTTGTGTTTCATGCGAATAAAAAAGAGGATTACGTAAAACGAATTATCGGTTTACCTGGGGATCAAATTGAATATAAGCATGATAAACTATATATAAACGGACAATTCGTGGATGAACCTTATTTAGAAACGTATAAGAAAGAGATAGATGGACGACAACTAACAGGTGATTTTAAACTAGAAGAGTTAACGAAAGAAAAATCGGTGCCACCGGGATATATTTTTGTAGTAGGTGATAATCGTCTCGGGAGTTGGGATAGTAGACACTTTGGGTTTGTAAAAGCTGATACAGTTGTCGGTAAAGTTGATTTACGATATTGGCCACTTCAAGAGGTGCAAACGAATTTTTCAAAAGGTTGA
- a CDS encoding TVP38/TMEM64 family protein, with the protein MDFQTIKEYFSPENMDYIVESYKAFGPLLGIGLPMIEALIPALPLIVFVLANAVAFGFWLGFLYSWLGSVMGALLVFFIIRHFGRSRFFSFVNKHERVRKAMGWIERKGFAPIFVIFCFPFTPSALINVVAGLSRISVKQFGLALAFGKLVMIFILTYIGHDLMSFIHNPLKSVIVAIGIFILWYVGKKIEVKLELH; encoded by the coding sequence ATGGATTTTCAGACAATCAAAGAGTATTTTTCACCAGAAAATATGGATTATATTGTTGAAAGTTATAAAGCGTTCGGACCACTTCTTGGTATTGGCTTACCGATGATAGAGGCGCTAATTCCGGCATTGCCACTTATCGTATTTGTATTGGCGAATGCTGTTGCATTTGGATTTTGGCTCGGTTTTCTTTATTCATGGCTTGGATCAGTAATGGGTGCCTTACTTGTCTTTTTCATTATTCGCCATTTTGGCCGAAGTCGTTTCTTTTCTTTTGTAAATAAGCATGAGAGAGTACGAAAGGCAATGGGATGGATTGAAAGGAAAGGGTTCGCACCGATTTTCGTCATATTTTGTTTTCCGTTTACACCGTCTGCGCTTATAAACGTTGTCGCTGGTTTATCTCGCATAAGTGTAAAGCAGTTTGGCCTCGCGCTTGCGTTCGGAAAGCTTGTGATGATTTTTATTTTAACGTATATCGGTCATGATTTAATGTCATTTATTCATAATCCGCTGAAATCAGTTATTGTAGCAATTGGTATTTTTATTTTGTGGTATGTCGGTAAGAAAATTGAAGTAAAGTTAGAACTACATTAA
- a CDS encoding S-layer homology domain-containing protein → MKKKILKVATALTIMGGIAFSAEGTTAKAELAAKPQQASQAIFKDVPAGHWSYEAIQTLAEQEIMLGYGNGVFGFGHNVTREQVAALIYRALDLDEEFGEDEELESPYNDIVDDNSTMFPFEVLAVTELGIFTGDEKGNFRPKDTLTRAEMAQVLTRAFGLKVQGPAGFKDVPKGHWAENAINAVGSNGISVGDGNGNFAPNMKVTREQYAQFLFRAL, encoded by the coding sequence TTGAAGAAAAAAATTTTAAAAGTAGCAACAGCTTTAACAATTATGGGTGGAATAGCATTTAGTGCTGAAGGGACTACAGCAAAAGCTGAATTAGCTGCAAAGCCACAACAAGCAAGTCAAGCAATCTTTAAGGATGTACCAGCAGGACATTGGTCTTATGAAGCAATTCAAACTTTAGCAGAACAAGAAATTATGCTTGGTTATGGAAATGGTGTGTTCGGTTTTGGACATAACGTAACTCGTGAACAGGTAGCCGCTTTAATTTATCGTGCACTGGATCTTGATGAAGAATTTGGTGAAGATGAGGAATTAGAAAGCCCGTATAATGATATTGTTGATGATAACTCAACGATGTTTCCTTTCGAAGTGTTAGCAGTAACAGAATTAGGTATCTTTACAGGTGACGAGAAAGGAAACTTCAGACCAAAAGATACGTTAACACGTGCAGAAATGGCGCAAGTTCTTACGAGAGCATTTGGATTAAAGGTACAAGGACCAGCAGGATTTAAAGATGTACCAAAGGGACATTGGGCAGAAAATGCAATTAATGCAGTAGGTTCAAATGGTATTTCAGTAGGAGATGGGAATGGTAACTTCGCTCCGAATATGAAAGTAACACGTGAACAATATGCGCAGTTCTTATTTAGAGCGCTTTAA